gtttaataatattatataccctATAGGACAGTTTTTTTTACCGTTTGACGTACTTGCATTAACAAACCGAATTTTGCCaacaatacttttaatttttccatttcgTTATATCGATTCCCATCTACATTTTAAACAATTGTCAGTAGAAAAGTACCGAATGCAAAACAGTTTTATTGCGCCGAGACTCGAATTCTTGCAGCAGTTCGTCAATATCGTTATCCAGATCGGTTGATTTCGCCATCTAAAGTTTAGataatagataaaatttaaattattttatgttgagGGGGTAATTGAGGAGAGTTATCGTTTATGAGTTCGggaatttatgcatatttttgatGCTAATTatcagaaaatattaaaaagttcttttctaatatttgtatataacgtTTTTCAAGTTTAAGACACTTATCATGTCATAGAAAAGCACATGTATGATATAAATAACGCTTTATCATCTATTTTAAAGTCATTACgcaatgaaattattaaattttgcataatacatttcgaataaatatgtaaaatattggcTTTACTTTATGAAAACTAGTTCTTTTATCtaaagacaaaaataaaaaaggcaaTGCTCAACTTTCCCCTCTTACGAAATCGCTAGATCAAACGCATTCCAAAAATTAGTCAAAATTTATCACTTAATTATCAGCACATTATGTTTCGATTTTACAGCCTTCCAAAGATAAAACATTATTTTGCTACTTACAGAGTTTTCAGATAGCCCAGCTATAAAATagaattacaaaataatatcaAGCGTTCATTTTCATTGAGTGTACCGTATATTTATGCAAGCAATAAATTAACtttgttattgtgttttttgTGTGAACAACGTACACCAAAAGCTTTGAAATCACTTCCCGCAACTCATACGCTTCAATCACCTCCACaggcaattttaaattcaatattaaaacAGGTAGACGTTTGTTGTTGGTCTGCATTATTACCATATTTATCATGTCCGTGATTAGAAAAGCGCCCATTAAAGCCTCCTCGTGATTGTCCTCAATATCCACATTGAATACATGTACAGGTCGGTTGTCGATGGGATCACAAGATTCCATATGTTCTAGCACCTGGTCGTAGACGCGCTCTTCCACGGTCACAATAATATCGAATTGTTCTTTGCATTCCTGAAAGCGTTCTGGACACTTTTTAATTCTGCGATTACGGTCAAGCATATGCAGTAACCCGTTTTGTGTATAGCTATAATAGAAATTACCAGACAATTAGATAAGTTAGCCAaaaatgtgtgcatatatactatatgcaaTGTGTgcaagtaattaaatttttcgctTTCCTCCACACTCACTATTGTTTATCTTTAGTAAGCAGATCCTGGTAGATTGTGTCGTACGGCGTGCCAAATTCATATACATTTGGTTTATCGATGGCTGTGCCTGGGAGTTTTACACGTTCACCAGTGCCAAAGGAACGCACGTTGAAGCCCTTCTTTGCTAGGAAATGATGTGCCTCCATTGAACGATTCATGTTTGAGGAACATACCACAGCCACAGATAGATTTGAATTATTCGACATTTTTgtaatgtttattaatttttttttttaaactacagCAACTAACACATCAATTTGATAAAATAGTACCAATGAAAATTAAAGTGCGAATGACAGAATCACCGCCGATGTTGACAAGCAGCTGTGTTGTGTAGCGCTGATATTAAAAATAGCGCCGTTGAATTCAAAAAAATCGTGGTGAAGTTGTTTTACGCACacttaatatttacatattcgtaAGTACAATATTTGTGTTAATTATAAAGATTGTGCAGCTTAGTTTAAAATTGGTTtggaaaatgtatttaattcatATCAAACAACTTTCGCATATAAAAGCAGTTCCCAACACTGCTAGACGCCATATTGACAGCGAAAATGCAAACGGAGAGAACATGAATGAGCACACAAATGCCACAGAAAAgagaaaatgcaaaattaaattagtGCGCTCAGACATTCCTTttggtttatttaaattttttcattgtaattcatattatttaaatataaattatgtttattCGTGTTAAGAAATGAAGTTACTTCGTGTTGAATATAAGGTGCAAGTGTAAAGTgtttaaaaa
The sequence above is drawn from the Bactrocera oleae isolate idBacOlea1 chromosome 5, idBacOlea1, whole genome shotgun sequence genome and encodes:
- the Ssu72 gene encoding RNA polymerase II subunit A C-terminal domain phosphatase SSU72 isoform X1; translated protein: MSNNSNLSVAVVCSSNMNRSMEAHHFLAKKGFNVRSFGTGERVKLPGTAIDKPNVYEFGTPYDTIYQDLLTKDKQYYTQNGLLHMLDRNRRIKKCPERFQECKEQFDIIVTVEERVYDQVLEHMESCDPIDNRPVHVFNVDIEDNHEEALMGAFLITDMINMVIMQTNNKRLPVLILNLKLPVEVIEAYELREVISKLLVYVVHTKNTITKLIYCLHKYTVHSMKMNA
- the Ssu72 gene encoding RNA polymerase II subunit A C-terminal domain phosphatase SSU72 isoform X2, which produces MSNNSNLSVAVVCSSNMNRSMEAHHFLAKKGFNVRSFGTGERVKLPGTAIDKPNVYEFGTPYDTIYQDLLTKDKQYYTQNGLLHMLDRNRRIKKCPERFQECKEQFDIIVTVEERVYDQVLEHMESCDPIDNRPVHVFNVDIEDNHEEALMGAFLITDMINMMAKSTDLDNDIDELLQEFESRRNKTVLHSVLFY